One genomic region from Candidatus Scalindua japonica encodes:
- the nuoH gene encoding NADH-quinone oxidoreductase subunit NuoH codes for MSNAIAYAILSTIKIGVVIGVLLLVIAYLIWVERKVMAHMQVRLGPMRVGWHGLLQPIADGLKLLLKEDIIPQNASKILFIVSPAIAMVPALLTIAVIPFGDTISIMGISIDMVITDVNIGILFILAVTSVGVYGILLGGWSSNNKYSLLGGLRSSAQMISYELSMGLSLIGVIMMTESLSLVDIIDAQAGLWFVVLQPLAFVVYAISAIAETNRCPFDLPEAETELVSGFHTEYSSMKFALFFMAEYANIITVSAVAVTFFFGGWRGPFLPPVVWFLIKMALCIFFFVWLRSTFPRFRIDQLMKFAWKILLPAAIVNVLITAIVMTFL; via the coding sequence ATGTCAAATGCAATTGCTTACGCAATACTTTCTACAATTAAGATAGGAGTGGTAATCGGTGTGTTACTGCTGGTAATAGCATATCTTATCTGGGTTGAAAGGAAAGTTATGGCCCATATGCAGGTAAGGCTTGGCCCTATGAGAGTGGGATGGCATGGCTTGCTTCAGCCGATTGCGGATGGACTTAAATTATTATTAAAGGAAGATATAATTCCGCAGAACGCCAGCAAAATTCTGTTTATCGTGTCACCTGCAATTGCCATGGTTCCTGCTCTGTTGACAATCGCTGTCATCCCCTTTGGGGATACAATAAGTATCATGGGTATAAGTATCGATATGGTGATAACAGACGTGAACATTGGTATACTATTCATCCTTGCCGTTACTTCTGTAGGTGTATATGGGATTCTATTAGGTGGTTGGTCATCTAACAATAAATATTCATTGCTGGGTGGATTGAGATCCTCTGCGCAGATGATTAGTTATGAATTGTCAATGGGATTGTCGTTGATTGGGGTTATTATGATGACAGAATCATTAAGCCTCGTAGATATTATTGATGCTCAGGCAGGATTGTGGTTTGTTGTGCTGCAGCCATTAGCTTTTGTCGTGTATGCGATAAGCGCTATAGCGGAGACGAACAGGTGCCCTTTTGATTTACCTGAAGCGGAGACAGAGTTGGTTTCCGGTTTCCATACGGAGTACAGCAGTATGAAGTTCGCGTTGTTTTTCATGGCAGAATATGCAAATATTATTACCGTATCTGCCGTTGCTGTTACATTCTTTTTCGGTGGCTGGAGAGGCCCGTTTCTGCCTCCTGTCGTCTGGTTCTTAATAAAGATGGCTCTGTGTATATTCTTTTTTGTATGGTTGAGATCAACCTTTCCAAGGTTCAGGATTGACCAGCTAATGAAGTTTGCATGGAAAATTTTACTTCCGGCGGCAATAGTAAATGTTTTGATCACAGCGATTGTGATGACATTTTTATAA
- a CDS encoding NADH-quinone oxidoreductase subunit J has protein sequence MSLITIVCALCVVFQKNPIYSAVFLIQTMVSLAVLYVLLHAEFVAAVQVMVYAGAIMVIFVFVIMLLNLNKDEVESSRDKLPMQKKPAIMLGSVLIVMIGIIMTRTIFKVKAGEYSPEVVDQIGNTQLIGKMLFTKYVLPFEIASIILFAAIVGAIVLAKKQIIKDEDL, from the coding sequence ATGAGTTTAATAACGATTGTCTGTGCACTTTGCGTGGTCTTCCAGAAGAATCCGATATACAGTGCAGTTTTTTTAATTCAGACAATGGTTTCTCTTGCAGTACTGTATGTACTGTTGCATGCTGAGTTTGTTGCCGCGGTTCAAGTCATGGTATACGCGGGTGCAATAATGGTGATTTTTGTTTTTGTTATCATGTTGCTCAATTTGAATAAAGATGAAGTGGAGAGTAGCAGGGATAAGCTGCCAATGCAAAAAAAACCTGCCATTATGCTTGGATCGGTCCTTATTGTGATGATAGGTATTATTATGACAAGGACAATCTTTAAAGTAAAAGCAGGGGAGTATTCACCGGAGGTTGTAGATCAGATTGGGAACACGCAGCTGATCGGTAAAATGTTATTTACGAAATACGTATTACCCTTTGAAATCGCGTCTATAATCTTATTTGCTGCTATTGTAGGGGCCATAGTTTTAGCAAAAAAACAAATTATAAAGGATGAGGATTTATGA
- the nuoK gene encoding NADH-quinone oxidoreductase subunit NuoK — MTVPLTWYLILSGILFSIGAVGVLIKRNALVIFMCIELMLNAVNLAFVTFSRQQDSMDGQIFVFFVMTVAAAEAVVGLAIIIALFRNKATVNVDDINIMKW; from the coding sequence ATGACGGTTCCGTTGACCTGGTATTTAATACTTTCCGGTATTCTGTTTTCAATAGGGGCAGTGGGCGTATTGATCAAAAGAAACGCGTTGGTTATTTTCATGTGTATTGAATTGATGTTAAATGCGGTAAATCTCGCGTTTGTAACATTTTCCCGTCAACAGGATTCGATGGATGGGCAGATCTTTGTTTTTTTTGTAATGACAGTAGCAGCGGCAGAGGCGGTAGTCGGCCTTGCAATAATAATTGCTTTATTCAGGAACAAAGCTACTGTTAACGTAGATGATATAAACATAATGAAGTGGTAA